From the genome of Triticum aestivum cultivar Chinese Spring chromosome 3B, IWGSC CS RefSeq v2.1, whole genome shotgun sequence, one region includes:
- the LOC123070077 gene encoding uncharacterized protein, whose protein sequence is MDPSRPDPAGSDRAPPSSPLEHLPARPTAPALSVPARVCTRTTLILLACSTRMGRRPSRPGIKPRPIPSHIFCRSVTAHLEISPDATTIFRCLLTCVIEKQGQV, encoded by the exons ATGGATCCGTCCCgtccagatccggccggatccgaccGAGCCCCGCCATCCTCGCCACTGGAGCACCTCCCCGCTCGACCAACAGCGCCGGCGCTGTCTGTCCCTGCCCGCGTCTGCACGAGGACGACGCTCATCCTGCTGGCTTGCAGCACTCGTATGGGCCGCCGCCCCAGCCGTCCCGGCATCAAGCCAAGGCCCATCCCAAGCCACATCTTCTGCCGCTCCGTCACCGCCCACCTTGAGATCAGCCCCGACGCCACCACCATCTTCAGATGC CTCCTTACATGTGTGATCGAGAAGCAAGGTCAAGTATGA